TGGACAGTCGTGGCCGAGAACGCCAGGGGGCGCGGCAAGGGCGGCTCAAGCCGCAGCAGCGTCAAGGTCGGTTCAGTGGGTTACGGCGGCGTCACCCTGCTGGCTGCGCTGGCCTTCTTCACGCCACAAGCCCAGGCGGCTGATGCGGCAAATGCCGCAGTCGTGGCCGGCACCGGCAATGTTTCCACAGTCGGCAACGCCACCACTATCACCCAAGGCAGCCAGCGCCTGGCCATCGACTGGCTCAATCTTTCCACCGCCGCCGGCGAAGCCCTCATCTTCAACCAGCCCAACGCCCAGGCCATTGCGCTGAACCGCATCACCGGTACCAGCCCGAGCGAATTGCTCGGCAGCCTGACAGCGAATGGCCAGGTCTTCATCCTCAACCCCAACGGCGTGCTGTTTGGCGCCGGTAGCCAGGTCAATGTGGGTGGCCTGGTTGCATCGACGCTCAGCATGAGCAATGCCGACTTCATGGCCGGCAACAACGTCCTTGCGGGCAGTGGCAATGGCAGCGGTTCGGTCGTCAACCGGGGGACGCTCAACGCCTCGCCTGGCGGCTACCTCGCCTTGCTCGCGCCTGAAGTGCGTAACGAAGGCGTCATGACAGCCAGCCTGGGCACGGCCTTGCTGGCCGCAGGAAACAAGGTCACCCTCAACCTAGACAACGGCAGCCTGCTGGGCTACAGCATCGATCAGGGTGCCATCAATGCATTGGCAGAGAACCGGCAACTGATCCGGGTCGACGGCGGGCAGGTGCTGCTCTCGGCAAAGGCTGCCGATGCGCTGACGACTGCCGCTGTCAACAACACCGGTGTGATTGAAGCCAGAACCATGCAGAACAAGGCCGGCCGCATCATGCTGATGGGCGACATGGAAACAGGCACGGTCAATGTGGGCGGCACGCTGGACGCCAGCGCACCCAACGGTGGCAATGGCGGCTTCATTGAAACCAGCGCTGCGCATGTCAAGGTCGCAGAAGGCGCGCAGGTCACGACCAAAGCCGGGGCTGGAACCGGCGGAACAAGTGGAACGAACGGCAACTGGCTGATAGACCCGCATGACTTCACCATCGCCGCTGTCGGCGGCGACATCAGCGGTGCCACCTTGAGCGGCAATCTGACAAACGGCAATGTGGAGATACTCTCCAGCAGCGGAAGCAATGCGTCAGGTTCGGGCGACATCAACGTCAACGACGTCGTGGGCTGGAGCGCCAACACGCTGACGCTGACCGCCGCGCGCAACGTCAACATCAACGCCGTGATGTCAGCCACCGGCAGCGCCGGCCTGAGCATGAACACGGGCACCGCCAACGGTGCCGATCCCGCTGTGGCGGGCGGCAGCGTCAACGTGGCGCTGACCGGCAACGGCTTTCTCGGACGGGTGGACTTCAGCGGTAGCGGCGCGCTGACGATGAACGGCGACGTCTACACCGTGATTCAAGACGTCAACGCCCTGCAGGCGATGGCGAACAATTTGTCGGGCAAATACGTGCTGGGCAGTAACATCGACGCCAGCGTTACCAGCAGCTGGGATGGCGCCAAAGGCTTTCTCCCGGTAGGTACGCAGAGTGCCGACTTTACCGGCAGGTTCGACGGGCTGGGTCACACCATCAGCAACCTGTTCATCAACAGGATTCCCAGTACGGCCCGGTTGGGAGATGTCGGCCTGTTTGGCTATACCCGCAGCGGCAGCAGCATACGCAATGTTGGAATGACCGGCGCTTCGATCAACGGGTATTACAACGTCGGCGCGCTTGTGGGGATGAATTTTGGCAGCATCAGCAACAGCTACTCCACTGGATCGGTGGGGGCCACCAACAAAGTCGGCGGGCTGGTGGGGACGAACTTTAATGGCAGCATCACCAACAGCTACAGCACGGCGACGGTGAATGGTACTGAAGTGGCCGCCGGCGGTTTGGTAGCCAGCCAGGTAGGCACCGCCAGCATCACCAATAGCTACGCCACCGGAGCGGTAAGGACGCGTGATTATGCCGGCGGGTTGGTAGGCACCCAAGACGGCGGCACCATCACCAATAGCTACGCCACCGGGGCAGTGACGGCCGGAGACTATGGTGCGGGTGGGTTGGTGGGGGCCAACAACGCTACCATCAACAACAGCTACGCCACGGGAGCGGTGACGGGCGTCAGATTCGTCGGCGGGCTGGTTGGGAAAAACGGCGGTGGCGTCAACAACAGCTTCTGGAATACCCAAACCTCCGGCCAGGCGGGCAGCGAAGGCGGCACCGGCGTCACCACGGCGCAAATGCAGCAGGCTTCGACCTTTGCCGGCTGGGACATGGCTACCCAGGGCGGCTCCAGCAGCGCCTGGCGCATTTACGACGGCAACAGCATGCCGCTGCTGCGCGGCTTTTTGACCAGCTTGACGCTGGCCGATACCACGGCCACCTATAACGGCACCACTCAGACCGGCGTCAGCACCGCCACCGCCGGCGTGGTCGGCAGCGCCGCCAGCGGCAGCAATGCCGGTTTCTATAACAGCGGCTACTACTCGACCCAGCAGGGCTACGACATTAGCGGCGGCGGGCTGACCATCAACAAAGCCACCGTCACGGTCACCGGCGCGGTCGCCGACAACAAGACCTATGACGGCAGTACCACCGCAACGCTCAGCAACATCGGCAGTCTGAGCGGCCTGGTCGGCGGCGAAACCCTGACCCTGAGCCAGACCGGCACCGCCACCTTCGGAGACAAGAATGCCGGCAGCGGCAAGACGGTGACAGCCACCGGCTACAGTCTTGCCGACGGTGCGGGTGGTCTGGCCAGCAACTACCAGCTGGCATCCACCAGCGCCACGACGACCGCCGACATTGGCAAGGCCACGGTGACCGTGACCGGCGCAACCGCCAACAACAAGACCTACGACGGCGGCACTTCTGCCACGCTCAGCAACGTCGGCACGCTGAGCGGCCTGGTCGGCGGCGAAGCCCTGACCCTGAGCCAGACGGGGGCGACCTTCGCCGACAAGAATGCCGGCAGCGGCAAGATCGTCACGATCACCGGCTACAGTCTTGCCGATGGCGCGGGCGGGCTGGCCGGCAACTACCAGCTGGCCTCCACCACCGCCACAACGACAGGCGACATCACGCCCAAGGCGCTGAGCTACACCACCACGGCGGCCGACAAGACGTATGACGGCAACACAACCGCGAGCGTAGTGCTTGGCGGTCTGACAGGTTTCGTTGGATCGGAGACGGTGACGGTAAGCAGCACAACCGCAAGCTTCAACAGCAAGGATGTGGCAAGCGCCAATCTGGTGACGGTTAACAGCGCCATTCTGGCAAACGGCAGCAATGGCGGGCTTGCCAGCAACTACACCATTGCCGCCGGCGGCACCGCCGCGGCCAGTATCAACAAGGCCACCGTCACGGTCGGCGGCGCGGTCGCCGACAGCAAGACCTATGACGGCAGTACCACTGCAACGCTCAGCAACGTCGGCACACTGAGCGGGCTGGTCAGCGGCGAAGCGCTGACCCTGAGCCAGACGGGGGCGACCTACGCCGACAAGAATGCCGGCAGCGGCAAGACGGTGACGGCCACCGGCTACAGCCTTGCCGATGGCGCGGGCGGACTGGCCGGCAACTACCAGCTGGCTTCCACCAGCACCACGACGACCGCCGATATCGGCAAGGCGACGGTGACCGTGACCGGCGCGGTAGCCGACAACAAGACCTACGACGGCGGTACTTCTGCCACGCTCAGCAACATCGGCACACTGAGCGGCCTGGTCGGCGGCGAAGCCCTGACCCTGAGCCAGACAGGGGCGGCCTTCGCCGACAAGAATGCCGGCAGCGGCAAGACCGTCACGGCCACCGGCTACAGTCTTGCCGATGGCGCGGGCGGTCTGGCCGGCAACTACCAGCTGGCATCCACCAGCACCACGACGACCGCCGACATCGGCAAGGCGACGGTGACCGTGACCGGCGCAACCGCCGACAACAAGACCTACGACGGCGGCACTTCTGCCACCCTGAGCAGCATCGGCAGCCTGAGCGGCCTGGTCGGCGGCGAAGCGCTGACCCTGAGCCAGACCGGCGCCGCCTTCGCCGACAAGAATGCCGGCAGCGGCAAGACGGTGACAGCCACCGGCTACAGTCTTGCCGATGGCGCGGGCGGGCTGGCCGGCAACTACCAGCTGGCCTCCACCAGCGCCACGACGACCGCCGACATCGGCAAGGCCACGGTTACCGTGATCGGCGCGGTCGCCAACAACAAGACCTATGACGGCGGCACTTCTGCCACGCTGAGCAACATCGGCACGCTGAGCGGCCTGGTCGGCGGCGAAGCGCTGAGCCTGAGCCAGACCGGCGCCGCCTTCGCCGACAAGAATGCCGGCAGCGGCAAGACCGTCACGCTCACCGGCTACAGCCTTGCCGATGGCGCGGGCGGGCTGGCCGGCAACTACCAGCTGGCTTCCACCAGCGCCA
The Noviherbaspirillum cavernae DNA segment above includes these coding regions:
- a CDS encoding YDG domain-containing protein, whose protein sequence is MNRIYRLIWNTTLNLWTVVAENARGRGKGGSSRSSVKVGSVGYGGVTLLAALAFFTPQAQAADAANAAVVAGTGNVSTVGNATTITQGSQRLAIDWLNLSTAAGEALIFNQPNAQAIALNRITGTSPSELLGSLTANGQVFILNPNGVLFGAGSQVNVGGLVASTLSMSNADFMAGNNVLAGSGNGSGSVVNRGTLNASPGGYLALLAPEVRNEGVMTASLGTALLAAGNKVTLNLDNGSLLGYSIDQGAINALAENRQLIRVDGGQVLLSAKAADALTTAAVNNTGVIEARTMQNKAGRIMLMGDMETGTVNVGGTLDASAPNGGNGGFIETSAAHVKVAEGAQVTTKAGAGTGGTSGTNGNWLIDPHDFTIAAVGGDISGATLSGNLTNGNVEILSSSGSNASGSGDINVNDVVGWSANTLTLTAARNVNINAVMSATGSAGLSMNTGTANGADPAVAGGSVNVALTGNGFLGRVDFSGSGALTMNGDVYTVIQDVNALQAMANNLSGKYVLGSNIDASVTSSWDGAKGFLPVGTQSADFTGRFDGLGHTISNLFINRIPSTARLGDVGLFGYTRSGSSIRNVGMTGASINGYYNVGALVGMNFGSISNSYSTGSVGATNKVGGLVGTNFNGSITNSYSTATVNGTEVAAGGLVASQVGTASITNSYATGAVRTRDYAGGLVGTQDGGTITNSYATGAVTAGDYGAGGLVGANNATINNSYATGAVTGVRFVGGLVGKNGGGVNNSFWNTQTSGQAGSEGGTGVTTAQMQQASTFAGWDMATQGGSSSAWRIYDGNSMPLLRGFLTSLTLADTTATYNGTTQTGVSTATAGVVGSAASGSNAGFYNSGYYSTQQGYDISGGGLTINKATVTVTGAVADNKTYDGSTTATLSNIGSLSGLVGGETLTLSQTGTATFGDKNAGSGKTVTATGYSLADGAGGLASNYQLASTSATTTADIGKATVTVTGATANNKTYDGGTSATLSNVGTLSGLVGGEALTLSQTGATFADKNAGSGKIVTITGYSLADGAGGLAGNYQLASTTATTTGDITPKALSYTTTAADKTYDGNTTASVVLGGLTGFVGSETVTVSSTTASFNSKDVASANLVTVNSAILANGSNGGLASNYTIAAGGTAAASINKATVTVGGAVADSKTYDGSTTATLSNVGTLSGLVSGEALTLSQTGATYADKNAGSGKTVTATGYSLADGAGGLAGNYQLASTSTTTTADIGKATVTVTGAVADNKTYDGGTSATLSNIGTLSGLVGGEALTLSQTGAAFADKNAGSGKTVTATGYSLADGAGGLAGNYQLASTSTTTTADIGKATVTVTGATADNKTYDGGTSATLSSIGSLSGLVGGEALTLSQTGAAFADKNAGSGKTVTATGYSLADGAGGLAGNYQLASTSATTTADIGKATVTVIGAVANNKTYDGGTSATLSNIGTLSGLVGGEALSLSQTGAAFADKNAGSGKTVTLTGYSLADGAGGLAGNYQLASTSATTTADIGKATVTVTGATANNKTYDGGTSATLSNIGTLSGLVGGEALSLSQTGAAFADKNAGSGKTVTLTGYSLADGAGGLAGNYQLASTSATTTADIGKATVTVTGAVADNKTYDGSTAATLSSIGMLSGLVGGEALTLSQTGTATFADKNAGSGKTVTATGYSLADGAGGLVSNYQLASTSATTTADINQLGVTVAANTANKSYDGTTASTTALASSGILAGDTVNFGGSALFADKNAGNGKVVSVTGISASGTDAGNYSFNSTASTTANIDKANLIVTANNDNKLATGAAYSGGNGVIYSGFVAGETPVELTGSLIYRGSAQGASTVGTYTIAAGGLEAGNYTLNFVNGVLTVSYGSAAATAVGNPALVASYDGALQAVSGLGSSPGGNGGGGSVDAMAGALAAAAAEAGNDEDK